In Pseudomonas nunensis, a single window of DNA contains:
- a CDS encoding bacteriophage N4 adsorption protein A has product MNRPLLTLLATGLGLLPALALAETLPLPLTGPAYVTANEAYSAYERKDYDLAIAKAREALRQRADITRLNTLIALAQRDKELRDHPKRYSPSPQAPGFGAAAQAFKAYDRDNFEAAAVSARKAIAQAPKRLDYRLLLIDALQRQPQLQEADQATNQALAVFPGNDTLLMRRQAIRRQLAAPLAVQGYRALESGNVPLATEQARKAVAWAPRIGANQQLLISALLAAKDYPGAEQAASAAMAQDDQDIAPWILRSYALDRQGKTQAAQADLNHALAIKGLTQAQTRNIRFFAADTALAHGEPQQALDHLQPLVADEGGEVVRRRLAAGIALRQKNKGMNTAARFPAPALNCQESAFGLVCDIWPGNQRDGGTDLAAQAYTALARKDPAKASFLANQAVQRAPHNPAYRRLLVSALTDQKRLPEAIAAANSGLAANGDDAQLLSQRGRLRQQTGDDAGARKDFTQALALGSLPAYEEANLYAAIGQRRTARERLQQAQDTGELESMTDLQKAYLSVQVGNDDDAYASFRKADAGNQLTPAATQDAAYNAMQVNDDAQAVSYFKRVIDAKNSGELDMSPQQLFDTRRAVADVSRTIGLTSTTSYRGSSSSSGLSSAPSGGSNSNDSLQNSTELSWRPLGYRNARFVELYGRVTDTLWSKNGDSDTGFDALQGAVGVRVKPFTAVNVMAAVERTFPLGSSDVDGDWLLRLGYGSSIGTDLRVDASSWWTSQLFAEAGHYVNDSRNYFNSEWQVGRSYAIGGAGSRWVSFPHVVAAFDYDSKMNSGTDSDGRSDSSSGKAGGIGIGNNVRYWFREDAYNAPRSYVDFSLQYRVKVLGDERAEGVFARLTYSY; this is encoded by the coding sequence ATGAATCGCCCCTTGCTGACCCTTCTGGCCACGGGGCTGGGCCTGCTGCCCGCGCTGGCGCTGGCCGAAACCCTGCCGCTGCCGTTGACCGGTCCGGCCTATGTGACGGCCAACGAGGCGTACAGCGCCTACGAACGCAAAGATTACGACCTGGCCATCGCCAAGGCCCGCGAAGCGTTGCGTCAGCGCGCCGACATCACCCGCCTGAATACGCTGATTGCACTGGCGCAGCGCGACAAGGAATTGCGCGACCATCCGAAACGCTATTCGCCATCGCCTCAGGCGCCAGGTTTCGGCGCGGCCGCCCAGGCCTTCAAGGCGTATGACCGCGACAACTTTGAAGCCGCCGCCGTGTCGGCCCGCAAAGCTATCGCCCAGGCGCCCAAACGCCTGGATTATCGCTTGCTGCTGATCGACGCCTTGCAGCGTCAGCCGCAGTTGCAGGAGGCGGATCAAGCCACTAATCAGGCACTGGCGGTGTTTCCCGGCAACGATACGTTGCTGATGCGTCGCCAGGCGATTCGTCGTCAACTGGCCGCGCCGTTGGCGGTTCAGGGTTATCGCGCGCTGGAATCGGGCAATGTGCCGCTGGCCACCGAGCAGGCCAGGAAAGCCGTGGCCTGGGCGCCGCGAATCGGCGCCAATCAACAGTTGCTGATCAGCGCTTTGCTCGCCGCCAAGGATTACCCTGGCGCCGAGCAAGCCGCATCAGCCGCAATGGCCCAGGATGATCAGGACATTGCGCCGTGGATCTTGCGCAGCTACGCCCTCGATCGCCAAGGCAAAACCCAGGCGGCACAGGCAGACCTGAATCACGCCCTGGCCATCAAGGGCCTGACGCAAGCGCAAACCCGCAACATTCGTTTCTTCGCCGCCGACACTGCGCTGGCCCATGGCGAACCGCAGCAGGCGCTCGATCATCTGCAACCCTTGGTTGCCGATGAAGGCGGCGAAGTGGTCCGCCGACGCCTTGCTGCCGGAATCGCGCTGCGCCAGAAAAACAAAGGCATGAACACGGCTGCGCGCTTCCCTGCCCCGGCCCTGAACTGTCAGGAAAGCGCCTTCGGCCTGGTCTGCGATATCTGGCCCGGCAACCAGCGCGACGGCGGTACCGATCTGGCAGCCCAGGCCTACACCGCCCTGGCTCGCAAGGACCCGGCGAAAGCGTCTTTTTTGGCGAACCAAGCTGTCCAACGGGCACCGCACAATCCGGCGTATCGCCGATTGCTGGTCAGCGCCTTGACCGACCAGAAACGCCTGCCCGAAGCGATTGCGGCGGCCAATAGCGGTCTCGCGGCCAATGGCGATGATGCCCAGTTGCTGAGCCAACGCGGTCGCCTGCGCCAGCAAACCGGCGACGATGCCGGTGCTCGCAAGGACTTCACCCAAGCCTTGGCCCTCGGCAGCCTGCCCGCTTACGAGGAGGCGAATCTGTATGCCGCCATCGGCCAGCGCCGAACCGCTCGGGAACGGCTGCAGCAAGCACAGGACACCGGCGAACTGGAGTCGATGACTGACCTGCAAAAGGCTTATCTGTCGGTTCAGGTCGGCAATGATGACGACGCCTACGCCTCGTTTCGCAAGGCCGATGCCGGGAATCAATTGACGCCAGCCGCCACTCAGGATGCGGCTTACAACGCGATGCAGGTCAACGACGACGCGCAAGCTGTCAGCTACTTCAAACGAGTGATCGATGCGAAAAACAGCGGCGAACTCGACATGTCGCCGCAACAGCTTTTCGACACCCGCCGCGCGGTGGCCGATGTGTCGCGCACCATCGGGTTGACCAGCACCACCAGTTATCGCGGCAGCAGTTCGAGCAGTGGCTTGAGCTCAGCCCCGAGCGGTGGCAGCAACAGCAATGACAGCCTGCAAAACAGCACCGAACTGTCCTGGCGCCCCTTGGGTTATCGCAACGCGCGCTTTGTCGAACTCTACGGACGCGTCACCGACACGCTGTGGAGCAAGAACGGCGATTCGGACACCGGTTTCGATGCGCTGCAAGGCGCCGTGGGTGTAAGGGTCAAACCGTTCACTGCGGTAAACGTGATGGCCGCCGTCGAGCGCACCTTCCCGCTGGGTTCGTCGGACGTCGACGGTGACTGGCTGCTGCGCCTGGGCTACGGTTCCAGCATCGGCACCGATTTGCGCGTGGATGCCTCCAGTTGGTGGACCTCGCAGTTGTTCGCCGAAGCCGGGCATTACGTCAACGATTCGCGCAACTACTTCAACAGCGAATGGCAGGTCGGTCGCAGCTACGCCATCGGCGGCGCCGGTTCGCGCTGGGTCAGCTTCCCGCATGTGGTGGCCGCGTTCGACTATGACTCGAAGATGAACAGCGGCACCGATAGCGATGGCCGCTCGGACTCGTCCTCGGGCAAGGCCGGCGGGATCGGGATCGGCAACAACGTTCGCTACTGGTTCCGCGAGGATGCCTACAACGCGCCCCGCTCCTACGTGGATTTTTCCCTGCAATACCGCGTGAAAGTGCTGGGCGATGAGCGTGCCGAAGGCGTGTTCGCTCGCCTGACTTACTCCTATTGA